A single window of Trueperaceae bacterium DNA harbors:
- a CDS encoding M23 family metallopeptidase: protein MSGKRSVPSSITASLRGLRPGWYVLTALTLYALVVTGLLIARRPTGVAASGAPVAADEGGAPPVASAAGLWFPIPGARLPAQDDHLPGAPRAYRHGVSQGFDFFDQDAGVPITTGTPVVAAQSGQVVRADVAYTEIDPRAWDVLLADVGEAGADEGQLDQLRGRQVWLRLADGTVLRYGHLAAVRDGIRTGVNVYRGQVIGFVGNSGTDVAVAGRTDQARLRFEIWPAPDEFFGAGMDAEAVRIAAASLFVGP from the coding sequence ATGAGCGGCAAGCGCTCGGTTCCCTCGTCCATCACCGCGTCGCTGCGGGGCCTGCGACCCGGTTGGTACGTCCTCACAGCCCTGACCCTCTACGCGCTCGTCGTCACCGGCCTGCTGATCGCCAGACGCCCGACCGGCGTCGCCGCTTCGGGCGCTCCTGTCGCGGCCGACGAGGGCGGCGCGCCGCCCGTGGCGAGCGCCGCCGGGCTCTGGTTCCCCATCCCGGGAGCGCGGTTGCCCGCCCAGGACGATCACCTCCCGGGGGCGCCGCGCGCCTACCGCCACGGGGTCAGCCAGGGCTTCGACTTCTTCGACCAGGACGCGGGTGTGCCCATCACGACCGGCACGCCGGTCGTGGCGGCCCAGAGCGGCCAGGTCGTGCGGGCGGACGTCGCCTACACCGAGATCGACCCGCGGGCGTGGGACGTGCTGCTGGCCGACGTGGGGGAGGCCGGGGCCGATGAGGGGCAGCTCGACCAGTTGCGGGGCAGGCAGGTGTGGCTGCGCCTGGCCGACGGCACGGTCCTCCGCTACGGCCACCTGGCGGCCGTTCGCGACGGCATCCGGACCGGCGTCAACGTCTACCGCGGCCAGGTTATCGGGTTCGTAGGGAACTCGGGCACGGACGTGGCCGTGGCGGGACGCACCGACCAGGCGCGCCTGCGTTTCGAGATCTGGCCGGCCCCGGACGAGTTCTTCGGCGCCGGCATGGACGCTGAGGCCGTTCGCATAGCGGCGGCATCGCTGTTCGTCGGACCATGA